From the Anopheles merus strain MAF chromosome 2L, AmerM5.1, whole genome shotgun sequence genome, the window TGGGGAAGTGGGGAGGTAGTGCGGGGATGATTGGAGATACAACTACTACTAATACGGCACAAGCAATCGGTGGATGGGACCGGTGGGATGGGAATGGAAAGTACAGGCCTGGTAGAGCGGCAAGGGCAACGCTTCTGTTGACATGTGCCTTCTTGGCACTCGTTGGCACGCGCGTACTGGCACTGTGCCTACGGGTTGGTGTGGGTGTGGTGGGAAAGTCTTTGTGGAAAGAATTTGCTTGAGATGTTCATTTTCCAGCTTCATTCTGGAGCATCGAGTCAGATGGAAATGTTTCTAGAAAGGAATGAATACTttactttttgtgttttaaatatttttctcaATTTTTGGGATTTTTTAAATGGTAATTTACTGGGCAGAATATTTATGGAACTGAAAAGAGAATAAACGATATTATACACTTGATGAAATAGCGTTATACATGTATATTATGTTATGGTATTTTGGGGCCTATTGACATTACAACTGGAAAAATGAATGTTTGCCGATGCTATCAATGTATTGTAATTTATAGCTCTTACAATcattttcgattgatttatGATGCCTTGATCCACtctcaacacttttcacctaACGTCAAGCTTTGCTAACCAATGTGCAACCGCGTCAGCCTAAAAGTAAATATTTCCTACGTGCAAAAATCCACCATCGAGCGCAGGGGCACCATGTCAGTCCGTCACTTTGTCATCAGCGCACCGTGGGCGTGTTGGCGATGGCCTGTCCCTTTGCCACGGTACGGTTTGTGAAATGAAAATGCTTGTGTGTCGTTCGTCCGTCCGTTCGGTTCGTTCACACCCTGTACCACATGGTAGAATTGCAACGGGGTCATACAAGCGCGACCATGCACAAAGCATTCcgtacggggggggggggggggggggcgtctgccattgtgtgtttgtgtgccgaCCGGAATGTTGACGACATCTTCAAGAATgatgcaggcaggcaggcaagcGTACCATCCACACAATCCACCAATGCCGCTCCAGCCGCCTCGCTCTGGAGGATGGATTGTCTCTGCGACGCCTCCCACCCCTCCATTGCACAGAAGAATTCGTAACAGCAATCGAGTAATTTCGAGGAAAACTATCGCGTTGGGTGTGAGTGGGAAAAACATGTCAACAATGCAAAAACCTACATACAATGCAACGCCTTCATTTGGGGGTGGTTGTGGAGgcgggcaggcaggcagagAGCAAGGgaagttttcatttttcattgtgcTCGGGCATGGCATTACGGCGCTTCGGTCAAGacgtgttgtttgttgttgttgaggagTGTGTGaggttaaaaaaaggaaataattttTGTTATCATTGTTGTTCGATTTCAGCATCCATTCCATTTCTGCCCATTTCTCCATCCATTTCttaattttttcttctgcttacATGAGCACGATTTGAACGAACTGATAAGAGGGACATCTCCGGATATGAGAAgccaccaacaacacacacacacacacgcagcgcACATTTCGAAGCGAACCAGTTCGAAAGGAATGCTTTTGCGCCTGTCCATTCAGGTTACCCCGGAAATGGAATAGTATTGGAGGTTTTACAATAGCGAATATAAAACCATTCCATTGTGTAAGGAGTGggtgcgaacaaaaaaaaagaaagtttcaACAAGAATTGTGACACGTAAGCCATACTTGTATACCAATTCCCATGCCAATGTTCGAGTTTGACCTAGAAAGTGCTGTTTGGGTGAAAGGATGTTCATTTGTGTTTCTGTCTTTATTAACGTATTGGTTTAATTAATTCGCTGTTGGGTTTGAATATACTTCTATCGCTTTTGACAGCAAGGATGAACAGTGTTTCTTCCCGgtttaaaacagaaaaagtagGTCATACGGTTGAAGATTGTCGTACATCATGCAAAAGAATGAAACAGCACCACCGAATCACGACCAAACCAACCCTATTCCTGCTATTGTTCATATATCAAGCCATTGTTTATAACTTTCcccttctttttgttttagtcCATGCGAGCCATTCTTTACACGAGCACTTTTTACGAGTCAATTCACCGGAAGGTGGAGCGTTGCATTACAAAAATTACAAtcccacaacacaacacacagctCGTTGCCCTTTCCAAAGCAGGCACACCTACACACATTATTGTGGGGCAGGTCAGGGGCGAGTCATCTAGGCCTTTGGCGTGCCTTCACGTCGACGACCTGTCCCAATGTTGTGGTACGCGTCCGCGACAATCATCCGTCACCGGGAGGACATTAAATTCACAGCGCGACCGACCCGGGCAAAACATGTGGAAAAGACACATACCCaccgagtgtgtgcgtgtgtgtgtatgtgtgtgtaatgaGAGGAAGGAAGAGGGGGTCTCATTTACCATTCCACCTTTAATGGTAACTGATTGCTCCAGCCAACAATCGGCACCTTGCTGGGAGCATCCTTCGCCATTTTTTGGAGCTGGGGGGAGCGTTGaggggaaggtttttgatgGAGGTTTTCGATAGTGTGAGCCGGCAGGGGTGGAAAATTTACGACCGACAGCTGCCACGGTACAACAAGTGGCAGCACCTGCTGCCCGtgtctgttgttgttggtgcgaGTTGCAGTCGGGTGCGTGAGCAGAGCTCATTTATATTACGGTTAGTGGGTGCGGGTAATGGTAAGCCCCTGTAAAACCGACGAGCATCGTCTTGGTCGCTGGGTGATGGGGAGACTGGCGAGCGTACAACCCTCCCACAACGGTAAAGTTCATCTTGGCCACTTACACGCGACTTCTTGCACGACGCTCGACTTTCTTTTCCGTTGACGGCGGCGTGCCTTGTGGGTCGGCGTGCTCTGGTAAAAACGCTAACCCACAATCCTGTGGGTGGGAAGTTCGAGATTGTGGTGGGGTTGGAAAATCAAATGTAAATTTTTCTACCTGACGCTGGTTTTCTGTATCTCGACTGGTGCACTGTTGCCTCCGAGTGTTGTGGTGTAGAAGTTATTGGGTTCAAAGCACGGATAATGGTATTGTTGCATGTTTGTTAAAGATTCAAACTGATTCTCCAACAGTGACTTGTTAAAGTTTGTCTATTGATACAATGTTTTAGTTAAGTTGTAtgtgaaggattttttttatcctgTTACAGGATTTTTAGGGTTCTTTTATTGCGTCTCTATTTTCCTCGTTTTTTATactatatttttaaaaatatggaACTCATGCCACAGTTTGAAGGGCTTTcaactgtttgtttttattaattcaGATTAGTCTCAAGATGTGTTGATCGTTTCCCACAAATTTTAGAGCCCGCTCAACTATTTGtgaaacgaaaccaaaacccatatatttaaaaaaaaagtatccaAAAAGCCTTATGAAGAAagaacaaatatttaaatcgtGTTTCATCTGTTGTTTGtatctttttaaaataaataatcaagaaaagcaaaacagttAGCAAAACGCggaacaaaagcaaacatatGTAGCAAACTGTCCATCAATCGTAGCacaaattcaaacaattttgaaacaaaaactcaGAAACTTTGAGAAAGTGTTATAAAGTCACGAAAAACTCGgtaaaattttacattttaaacaccaaacaaaaaacattgatATGTTTTAGTACATCAACTTGACGGCCCCGTCTCACCTCGCGTGACAGGGCAAGTTTTCACACAGTTTATTCtgattgaattttaaattcgCCGCTCGCCACTGCACACCACCATCTCCGTCGATTGATTCCACCGGCAAACCGTTCCATCAAAAAGTATGTAATAACGATTAGGAAACTTGCACAACCGCCGGGTCGATTCCAACGAGCGGAAAATTATCCACACGCTCGAGCAGGAAATGAATTTTTGTCACCCATCCCAATACCCAATGCCGCCCATTGCCAACATTGCTTTTCATTTTCGGAAAACTCAACCCCCTCTCCCCCTAGAAAAACTAGAATGAAAAATCCATCCCACTTTGTGACAATTGAGTGCTTTCCTGGCAAGGGTTCATCGGGCGAAGAAGCAAAGGGACTTTGCAAAGGAAAACTTTCGATGCAGGAAAATGGAGAAAAGTCTCATTCCGGGAACCTCCGCGTGCTCTTTCCTGCTCTGCGGAAAAGTTGCACCAAAATGCCGAAAATCCGTtctcactgtgtgtgtgtgaggatcGTTTGAGGTCCATCAGCCCCGATCAGTGGCGGTTGCTCGCTTCTTGAAGGATGCTCGAATGGTTCTAGTGGAATTGAGGTCGTTAAGCTTTTAGcttaaacacacaaacacacacacacacacacacactcacacaaggAAAAAACCACGCATGCACATAGAAACAGAGAAAAGAATTCCTTTAGGTTTTGGGTGCTTCGCAAAAAAGAGGTATGGCGGATTTGGTTTGCTCCTTCCCTAGTGGTGTGTATCCTTTTCGCTGTCACGCGTTCGCTTCACGCTGCATCGGATCTGACATGACAATTTTCTTTCACCCGCTGGGATGTCGTGAAGGAAGCGTTCAACTTCTCCTCGACCTGCTAGTGAAGCGACTGAGCAGTAGCACCATATAAAGCTAGCGATTTAAGCAGACGAGCGAATGACAACGACCGAACGGGAAACTAGTTTCGTACGGTTTGGGcggtttttgctgttttattcTTATACAAAGCGGAAAGTGACTAAATCAAGTGGTGGAAGCGGAAACTTTACTATTTACTTTGTGAAGTTTTAAAAGGAGAGTCGAAAGGCAAACGTTTCGGCAAAGCGAGTTTAAAATTACTAACGTACACAGGTTTTGGCCGGGCGTCATTTAGCATTATTTGGACTTTTGGTATCATTTTAGATAGtaaatgatgtattttttttttctttggcacaacaaccgctgtcggtcaaggcctgtctgtactcACTaggaagtgagcttggctttcagtgacttattattaccatagcaggatagtcagtcctacgtatgggagcacggtctattcgggacttgaacccatgacgggcatgttgttaagtcgtacgagttgacgactgtaccaccagaccggcccaaatgATGTATACTAATAACAAAAATCAGCCTTTGTCATAAAAAGCTTTCAATTTAACATATCTTCCTGTCAAAAGCATTACAGCTCCGAAGCAAATAAAACTCTACCCACATCCGCAACCACGGCCACGTGTACACGCCTTTACCGGCTCCAACGGAATGGACCAACCATTTCCGGGGATTAGTTTCGAAATCGTTCATTTAATTAGATTATGGCacgaacaagcaaaaaaagccaaaaacgAGGGCTCCAGCTAAAGCGATGGAAATGATTTTTACTCCCCCGAGACCCGAGACTAACCGGCCCGGCGTGAGCGAAATTCCGGGAACCTTTTTGCGGCGTTGTACGCTCTGCCTCTGCCCAACAAATGGAGCTTGGTTGAAACTCCCAGTGCGAGCTTCTTAACGCTATTCCAGCCGGGCGAATGGGGTCGCGTCGTTGTGTGGATACTGAAGGTGCACGAATGGTGGTAATCTCGTAGCCGTTTTCTCCAGACAGCACCAAATCTCTGCAGCAGGTGGccaatgtttaaaatattgaaatcatTAATTTCAAATCGTTCTCCTGGGCGGCTGGGCTGCTACGAATTGGGTTCGAAATGGTTTTACTGCAATCGGAAGTTGGGTAAATATCGTTTGACTCCTTTTTTTGGGTCGTTTATCTTTATGTGCTTAAAAATGAACTTACAGTGCTCTCCTACACTCACAATTAATGCTACTAGGGTACGATGTTACCCTtttctaaaataaaattgcGTCACATGGTCACCAGTGCAGTGCTGTGCGTCACACATTTACGGAAAGCTTACGGAAAGCGCTCACCGTTGGAAGCCGAAAGGCAACCAGCTTTTTGAAACCAGACGAACCCACAGACCCACACCGGCACACGCACCAGCACAGCAGTCGGCCGCAAAAGTTCGACCAAGTGACGGCATGGGACTGACAGTTTGAGCCACTTCTGATGCCTTTTAATCCGGATGGTCCGAAAATCTGCATGCACCGGATGGACGATGGTTGGGGGTTCGGCCTggcaacgaacgaacgaggtCATAAAACCATTATTTTGTCGCTCGGCCAGCACACATtgtactgtgtgtgtatgtgtgtgcacagTATGATCTGGTGTTGGGGTGGGaggttttgttgctgtttttcctCTCGCTTTTCGAAAAGTCTTTGGCATCCGCTGCACTAACCCAAACTGTCACTCACTAGCACTGGTGTGGTGTTTCTTTCGCTCTGCCACACCCTTTTTGCCAGCATGCTGTGCTGGTGTGTTGACTGTTTTAAGGACAAGTGCTTGTATGGTTTGTTGTGAATTGCCGGATAATACTACACAGCACCGGATGTGCAAATGGGCCACAAATCCTTCGTATCGGTTAGTGGATCGATATCAAATGGTCAACAAAAAGAAGACTAATCTGTATGAGTGGCTACTACAACTAATGTTATGTATTTATTCGGGAGGAACTGTGGCTAAGTAGGCCGTACTGTTTAAAAGTGTTTGGTAAATAGTGATGTTGATTTGAAAATCCAAAACAATACCAGTAATTTTCAAATGGAAGAATATttaacgcctaaatgtaggctcTTTGCATTGCAAATCGGTTTAAACAAGACCAGTTGTAGTTATAATAGACTCTCGTTTACAGCTCTTGAACGGAATACCAAAAATTGTTAGTGCTTTCGTTGTTCCTTAAGTAGTTTTAAAAACACCCTATGGACAACACCGTCAAATATAGGTTTAGAATCGCCAATCCCTTTGAGAAGCCTTAAACGAGCTTCTGAAAGTGTTCAAGTTTAACAATTGAGCACAATTTAAATAAAGACTTGGAATGGTGACAGGCCTCCAACAGACAACGACAACTCACGATAACTCAAGATAAGTAacatttcctttttgtttctttcccccCTTCTGCAACAGATTATATCAAGTGCGATGCTCGCTGCGCGTCTCCCCCCGGCTTCCGGTGCAGGTCGAAACCTGTCTGCCCGATGCGACGACGGCCGGCATTCCCTCGGTGCAGTCGGTGCTGAGCCAGAATGGCTGTGGAAGCAACAGTCACAACTCGAACAACTccaatagcaacaacaacaacaacaacaacaacaacaactccaACTGCAACACCATCAACAATGGCACCAGCAACGGAAGTGTTGGGGCGGGCTCGAACACCAGTGGCATTGTGAGCGGTGCCGGAACCGCCGGAAGCGGTTCCCTGCCGAGCAGTAACACGGGCAGTGTCGGTGGCGGTCTGGTCGCCATCGGTGCCTCGACTGGCAATGGGAACGCACCGTCGGTCGGGTCGGCTAGCACGACTGGCCGGCCGGATGTGGGACCGTGCCTCTCGTCGACGGCAAGCAGTGGCGTGATCGGCGGTGGCTCGATGTCCTCCATgccgagcagcagctcgaTGCCGACGCCAAACTCGGCCATCACCACTGGCTCATCCATTGCACCGGGCAGTGCGCCGGGACCCGGCTGCTCGAATGGAtcgagcggtggtggtggtggtggaggtggtagCAGCGGTAACTCTCCGACGGCCAGCTCGGACAGTCGGTCCGGTGCGACCATCATCGACGACACTGGGGCCTCTCGTGTCTTTCAGATCCTGTACCGGAACGAGGAGGTGTCGTTGCGTGACGTTATCATGTTCCGGGCACACCTGCTAGGTAATTAATGCTTTGGCTAATATTGTCCACCATTGTCCGTGTGCTGCGTCTGTTGTTGTGTGGTACACCCCGACTGCCGGGTTTGTGGAACGTGTGCAGGGGAAGAGCAAGGTGCACTGAGTGCTGATATATTATTTACTTTTCAATATCATGTGTCCGTTTCTAATCAGCAAAGTAGACATGGAAAGGCGTCTACAATGGATTATTGAAGTGGGGTTCCCACTAAGAACATAATCGCTTTTAAACCttggaatgtattttactCTTTGTGAGCAGTGAGTCTTCTGGCAATGTGTTTTGAGCGAAATGAATTCGAGGACCTTAGGTTTGTATTCTTGGTGCATAGTTTTGAGACGATTGTGTAAGTAACAGCTACTAGTACATCAGATATTACTTACAAGATTATGATGCACTGTTTTGTATCTTGAAGGGGTTTGAActgttttgaaaatgtatgggaaCACGGTGTAATTTTTAACAATTCTAAAATAGGCTTTTATTAATGTTTTGAGAGCATTAGTTAAAAGAGTTATACATTTAACGAGCAACTAATTTTGGCAAATGAAACTTGAAGAGGATATAGTGCTGTATTTATCCATTCCATAATGAGCGAACGGAAACAATTTTAGATACGCTTTGCTGATTTTGCTGATCGTTTCACAAAGAAGAAATTTGAATGCTTTGAAAtgaatataatttttaagttTCAAATCTATTGATATTGCTGCTATTTTAGGGCGGTCCAGtagtacaatcgtcaactcgaacgactcaataacatgcccggcatgggttcaagcctagaatggaccgttcccccccccccgtagcaaggattgactatccggctgcgtggtaatgaataaagtctcgaaagtctgtataggctggcatgtccgcgtagaacgttacgccaaatagaagaagaagaagaagacgaagataTTGCTGGGCAATGGAGTATTTTCCAAGTGTTGTGTATGAGACCTATTTTGCACCAATGTTTTGATGaatcatattttgttttatggcTATATTGCCCCATATTGAAAATGATTGAATAACTAATAATTAAACCCCTTAGTCCCTTGTGTCAATTCGACCACAAATTCCTATATATCTTACCTTTACTGCGTAGTGAGGACAAATGACTGAGAATTTATGCTATTCCAAAAGCATCTAAGCGCGTTGTTAGTATCTCCTATTTTCCATTAATAACATGATGAACATTTGCCCCATTATGACTCTATTTGAATTTCTGCTCGAACTTAGTACAGAGTGAGACATTGCTGCCGTGCGCGCATCACATAAGAAGTGGCCCGAAACCCTTCTCCGCGTATATAACGCGTGACATTCTAACGGCGCAAACCATTAAGGGAAAGCGCAATGGCGTCGTGAACAAAGCTGCACCGTAATGTTTGGCCCCGGTGCAGAGACGGAATGTCCCGGGAACCGTTCCCCGAAGTGGATTGCCGCTACACacgtgtgattgtgtgtgtgtgtgtgtgtgtatgggagCGTGTGGTGATAACGATGGTACACGGGGATGATGACGAGTAACGACCACTCCCGGGACGCTCCGGAGAGGCTTTTTTCCCTCTTCGTTTTTCCATCCGTATTCGATGTGCCGTGGAGCCGCCCGGTCGTTAGGTATGCAAACCCCATTAGCTCGTAAATTGTAGTCTCACATTCATTCTACCCGGTCCACACGGCGCTCGTAAATGCCAAATCGCACACACTTACCCACACACAGCCACTCACATGGAGCTTGTTTTCCGGACGGTTCTGCCGGTTCCCGTAACGTGGATATTATCATGCCCGACCCTTTGCCACACGGCAAGCGTGCGACCAGCACGAGCATGTCGTGAGGTTGCATGAATGAATGCCCGGAACATGCGCACATTTGATTTCAATTGCTACAACCGCCGGTTGGACGCGGTGTGCCTGCCATCCTTCCCAACAGCTACTCGCTGGCCCTTCAACGGGCGTAAGGATGACACGCAAGACCATGTGTGGCAGAAGGAGGAATCTGTGGCAGACGTCGAGAGCACTGTCTATGCATAATTTCTGGGCTTTTGGCCAACGCGATGGAACCCGCCCGTTACGCTACATATTTGCTTGCTGGTGTGGGAATGAAACAAGGCCCAGCTAAACTAAGCAAAAAAAGGTCGATACTCTTTGCTCCTCTCCGCAGCGTAGTATTGCGGCCCGATTTCGGTGTTGTTTACGCGATCCTATGCTCAAGCAGCTACCGTACCGTACCGATGTTCTGCCTCAGGAAGTGTCTCGGGCACTCCAGCGGACGGCCCGGATATGCCCGGATTTGGATTGCAAGAGATAGTATTAGATAGTTTTCAGGCATCGTCCAATGGCGATGACTTCGACTGGGTGGGATAACAGAAAAACCCAacgaaaaaaacgacaaaGCAAGAAGTAAAACTGGGTCGTCGACTGTGCGAGTCTTGCTAACATTATTACCCATCACACCACCAAGTCCAGTACAGGGCACCGAGTGGCCAGGGCGTTCGTTTCTTGCCGCCTTTTGGGTGGcgtttcgatcgatcgataacTGTGCTTACGCCTCGACACGCCATGTGTGGCAcgtcattgtgtgtgtgtgtggatgccGCCTGCGTTGACTGCACCGGCATTAGTTCGAGCGTGTTCGTGCTCGAACTGCATGGCCAGCCCGGACGGTTtcaggctgttttttttgcggtaaatttgtatgtgtgtgtgtggagtgaATCGATTTTGGCAGCGAttccttgtttttcttcgACCCGGTTCCCGTTCACGCAGCAATTCCGTTGGAACGTTTGAAAATGAACTGTAAAGTAGCAATTGATGGCACGCAAACGTTTGGGGGGTTTTGgtgctttttgctttccctgTACACGTATACATTagcagggaggggggggggggggaggtacGACTATGGGAAGAAAAATCGGAAACTCAAGACCCATTTCGATGGCTCCAACGAGACGACGCcatggttcgttttttttaaggtGTGGATACCGTCAGTAACGTTCAGAACTGGAGCGGGAGTTGCAAATTGCTCATGCATGATTTTTCGATATCGATTGCATATTTCATGTCGAACAATTGGTTGATATGTTGTATGGaattgtgtttcttttctggTGGTATTTGAGGGACACAAATATATTCTTATTGAAAGCAGCAACACCGTGTCTTGTCAAGTTGTCTGAAGCAGAGGGAACTTACATGGAAACTTATATCGTGTTGTTAGGCATGGAAAAGTTCtcacttttattatttttcgattttcacttaCAATGTTACAAAACGGCCTTCTTTTAATTATCGCCTATTTTCAAACCCGATTCAACCGATGCAAGCAAACGCAAAGATGAAAACAACCCACCATCGCCTACACTGTAATAAATTAGTTAAAAGGGTTCGTAATGAAAACATCGTTAAGCGAAAGGACCTTTCCACCTGTCCTGTGACCGAGTGCCCTACCGGCACACGCTTTTTACCACACTCAGGTGTCCATTCGCACGAAGCTAAATTGTACGCCCACCCAACGCCATCCTCCCACCCGGATGCTGCACGTATCGGATGAACTTTCAATAAAAACGGATCAGATTACTGTCCGAAGTGAGTGGCGACGGCGGAAGAGAACAGGGCCACCCACCACAGCGACTGTCCACTTGGCACTAAAACAAGTTTCCTCTCGCCGTCGTATCGCAGCGTTCCGGGAAAAGGGGTTTGAGTAGCGCGTTTTGCAAACTACTCGAATTAAAAGCACACTCATAAAACGTGATAATGTCCACTTGTTTCCTCTGCTGGTTCGTTTACCCTCCGCCTCAGCCGTTCAGACACTTACACGTGTGCacgtacaaacaaaaaaatgccaaTCCGACCCACGATCAAATACATCCTTTCGTCAGGCAACCGACCAAAGGGGATCCGACCAAAGACAGAAACAAAAATCCTTTCATTGCAGCCTCCCCCGCTTCGTGAGGTGCAAGTGTGGGTGCGAGTTTACCAGTTCCCATCGCGGTACGTTCCCTTTTTGAACGTCGTGCTCAGGAGAGAACGATTTTCTCGGTGATCGGTCGGAGAAATGGCAAATCGATCGTTCACAGGCGACTACACAGCGCCCGAGTGGGCCACCCGAGACTGCCAGTTCCCTTTCTCACTCTTGGGGAAGGGAACTCGAGCGCCATTAGATGCCAACTGCAGTGCTGCGAGTGCTTTTTAATAGTACTTAATCGCTACTTCAGCCCGGGTCGGGTCGGTCGTTGGGTAGACGGTCCTTTGTGGGCCGCCGGTCGAGCTCGCTCGCTTGCTCGCGTACCGGCGTCCGGTATCTTTTACGCTGAAGTACCGCTGAAGTCCTTACACTGATCGATTGAAAGCAATACGGCGTGATGTGGAGTAGAGGCGGTGTGGCAGCGTACTTTTTTGCTCTATTGTTTTGCTCAACTGTTCACA encodes:
- the LOC121594650 gene encoding homeobox protein 5-like, giving the protein MADLQATVEFAVELYKFYNVDLFQRGLYQVRCSLRVSPRLPVQVETCLPDATTAGIPSVQSVLSQNGCGSNSHNSNNSNSNNNNNNNNNNSNCNTINNGTSNGSVGAGSNTSGIVSGAGTAGSGSLPSSNTGSVGGGLVAIGASTGNGNAPSVGSASTTGRPDVGPCLSSTASSGVIGGGSMSSMPSSSSMPTPNSAITTGSSIAPGSAPGPGCSNGSSGGGGGGGGSSGNSPTASSDSRSGATIIDDTGASRVFQILYRNEEVSLRDVIMFRAHLLVDSRHLKESIERAEFSLNLELWFGEQTNGNVLTLASTRTLQLNFHPGRGLHYHLPVLFDYFHLAAVSVGIHASLVALHQPYIK